The Streptomyces sp. NBC_01353 genome contains a region encoding:
- a CDS encoding DUF5685 family protein encodes MFGIIRPCRHRLGEGLRTEWMAHLCGLCLALRGEYGQFARVATNYDGLIVSVLTEAQSERTGDWRRGAGPCPLRGMRSADVAQGEGARLAATVSLVLAAAKIRDHVADGDGLLGRRPVALAARRIAHGWDRAGAAGGERLGFDTAVLLGAVERQPQIERSTGRGGSLLTVTEPTETATAAAFAYTAVLTDRPDNAEPLAEVGRLFGRLAHLLDAVEDLDADEASGAWNPIAVTGVDRAEVRRLCDDAVHGIRLSLSDAVFVDGRLVRALLGGELERAVDRVFDPRHRHHRHSRQARGLRMLPWLGRRTATEEPSETGTGATCGVGVLAGAAPEGAPTASGRPPEGQCRRCREQRRLCGDCTLCLNCCRCDDDADPGDGEPWQFGDGNRNGGSSRDASGRDGSGGDGWFGGHGGGNSGGASGGSGGGHASSGSGGSGGGSGDGCGGGCCNPCKCCCDCCD; translated from the coding sequence GTGTTCGGAATCATCAGGCCATGCCGTCATCGGCTGGGCGAGGGCTTGCGTACCGAGTGGATGGCGCACTTGTGTGGGCTGTGCCTGGCGTTGCGCGGAGAGTACGGGCAGTTCGCGAGGGTGGCCACCAACTACGATGGCCTGATCGTCTCGGTACTGACCGAAGCGCAGTCGGAGCGAACCGGCGACTGGCGGCGAGGGGCCGGTCCGTGCCCGCTGCGCGGGATGCGCTCGGCGGACGTGGCGCAGGGCGAGGGCGCGCGGCTGGCGGCGACGGTGTCGCTGGTGCTGGCTGCTGCGAAGATACGTGACCATGTGGCCGACGGCGACGGCCTGTTGGGACGCCGCCCGGTGGCCCTGGCGGCACGCCGGATCGCCCATGGCTGGGACCGTGCGGGTGCCGCAGGCGGCGAACGGCTCGGCTTCGACACCGCGGTGCTGCTCGGGGCTGTCGAGCGCCAGCCGCAGATCGAGCGGTCGACTGGCCGAGGCGGCTCGCTGCTGACGGTCACGGAGCCCACGGAGACGGCAACCGCCGCCGCCTTCGCGTACACCGCCGTGCTCACGGACCGCCCGGACAACGCGGAACCGCTGGCGGAAGTCGGCCGTCTGTTCGGTCGACTGGCGCATCTGTTGGACGCGGTGGAGGACCTGGACGCGGACGAGGCGTCGGGCGCGTGGAACCCGATCGCCGTGACCGGCGTGGACCGCGCTGAGGTGCGCAGGCTCTGCGACGACGCCGTTCATGGAATCCGGCTTTCTCTGTCCGACGCCGTGTTCGTCGACGGGCGGCTGGTACGGGCGCTTCTGGGCGGCGAGTTGGAGCGTGCTGTCGATCGAGTCTTCGACCCCCGGCATCGCCACCACCGGCACAGCCGCCAGGCGCGGGGCCTGCGCATGCTGCCTTGGCTGGGTCGCCGCACGGCGACGGAAGAGCCCTCGGAGACCGGCACGGGCGCTACTTGCGGCGTAGGCGTGCTTGCGGGTGCGGCCCCGGAGGGTGCGCCGACGGCGTCGGGCCGGCCGCCGGAGGGGCAGTGTCGGCGGTGTCGCGAGCAGCGCCGACTGTGCGGCGATTGCACGCTGTGCTTGAACTGCTGCCGCTGCGACGACGACGCGGACCCGGGTGATGGAGAGCCCTGGCAGTTCGGCGACGGCAACCGCAACGGCGGCTCGAGCCGGGATGCTTCCGGCAGGGACGGTTCCGGGGGTGACGGCTGGTTCGGCGGGCATGGCGGCGGTAACTCGGGAGGCGCCTCCGGCGGTTCGGGCGGAGGCCACGCGTCCAGTGGCTCCGGTGGCTCCGGCGGGGGCTCGGGTGACGGCTGCGGCGGGGGCTGCTGCAACCCGTGCAAGTGCTGCTGCGACTGCTGCGACTGA
- a CDS encoding carbonic anhydrase gives MQPLIDNARRFGQRPEEFAAHAAGQSQAVLFVTCSDSRVVPALITGARPGQLFELRTAGGIVPPYGTGNPSGEAATIEYAVEVLGVEDVVACGHSHCGAVGALVRGNDLSAVPAVRDWLAHAAPDGAPGRPDDPAVTDAIRGHVLAQLLRRRSYPCVERRLADGRLHLRGWYYEVHTGAVLEYRSGADAFEAL, from the coding sequence ATGCAGCCCCTCATCGACAACGCCCGCCGATTCGGACAGCGCCCTGAGGAGTTCGCCGCGCACGCTGCGGGCCAGTCCCAGGCCGTCCTGTTCGTCACCTGTTCCGACTCCAGGGTCGTACCCGCCCTGATCACCGGCGCCCGGCCCGGCCAGCTCTTCGAGCTGCGCACGGCGGGCGGCATCGTGCCCCCGTACGGCACGGGCAACCCCAGCGGGGAGGCCGCCACCATCGAGTACGCCGTCGAGGTCCTCGGCGTCGAGGACGTCGTCGCCTGCGGCCACTCCCACTGCGGCGCGGTGGGCGCTCTCGTCCGTGGCAACGACCTGAGCGCCGTGCCCGCCGTACGGGACTGGCTCGCCCACGCCGCCCCCGACGGCGCCCCGGGGCGCCCCGACGACCCGGCCGTCACCGACGCCATCCGCGGCCACGTCCTCGCCCAACTACTCCGGCGGCGCTCGTATCCGTGCGTCGAACGGAGGCTGGCGGACGGCCGACTCCACCTGCGCGGCTGGTACTACGAGGTGCACACCGGCGCCGTCCTGGAGTACCGCTCCGGAGCCGACGCCTTCGAGGCGCTGTGA
- a CDS encoding FKBP-type peptidyl-prolyl cis-trans isomerase has product MSEPTKPKIDLPEGDAPPELTVRDLVVGDGPEAKPGRVVQVHYVGVTFESGKEFDASWDRGRPFKFALGGGRVIKGWDRGVRGMKVGGRREIIVPPRLGYGNQSPSPLIPAGSTLVFVVDLLSVV; this is encoded by the coding sequence ATGAGTGAACCGACGAAGCCCAAGATCGACCTTCCGGAGGGTGACGCTCCCCCCGAGCTGACCGTCCGGGACCTCGTCGTCGGGGACGGGCCTGAGGCGAAGCCGGGCAGGGTTGTCCAGGTTCACTACGTCGGGGTCACCTTCGAGTCCGGAAAGGAGTTCGACGCCTCCTGGGACCGGGGCCGGCCATTCAAGTTCGCGCTGGGTGGCGGCAGGGTCATCAAGGGCTGGGACCGGGGAGTCAGGGGGATGAAGGTCGGCGGTCGGCGCGAGATCATCGTGCCCCCACGCCTCGGCTACGGCAACCAGTCCCCCTCGCCGTTGATCCCGGCGGGTTCCACGCTCGTCTTCGTGGTGGACCTGCTCTCCGTAGTCTGA
- a CDS encoding SulP family inorganic anion transporter, which translates to MPRSFPFLRQDFAASLVVFLVALPLCLGVAAASGVPAELGLITGIVGGVVTGLMRGSSLQVSGPAAGLTVLVLEAVRAFGLAALGVIVLAAGVLQIAMGLLRWGRWFRAISLSVVEGMLAGIGLVIIAGQLYAAAGIPAPASGLDKLTGLPGALVEALGSRTALVSLALGAGTVLLIVGWRLMPRRARAVPGALVAVVLAALATAVFGLPVETVRVSGVLEAVHLPGAEALSSLADPALLGTVLAFALIVSAESLFSAAAVDRLHSGPRTDYDRELVAQGSGNALCGLLGALPLTAVIVRSAANVEAGARTKASRVLHGVWLLLFVALLPAVLACIPLAALAGILVHAGWKLIPFKGVLTLWRRHRGEALVLVATAAAIVAVGMFEGVLIGLVLSVGKAAWEASQLRIEQSDDGRDVVRVRLQGTVTFLRLPQILDSLEALPSDRRVVLDLSGVHHLDHACRAALEAWAERHSGADAEAVRADAAPNRREGAAAASVGSSR; encoded by the coding sequence ATGCCGCGCTCCTTCCCCTTCCTGCGGCAGGACTTCGCTGCCTCGCTCGTCGTCTTCCTCGTCGCCCTCCCGCTCTGCCTCGGCGTCGCCGCCGCCTCGGGCGTCCCCGCCGAACTGGGCCTCATCACCGGCATCGTCGGGGGTGTTGTCACCGGCCTGATGCGGGGCAGCAGCCTCCAGGTCTCCGGCCCGGCCGCCGGCCTCACCGTGCTCGTCCTGGAGGCGGTCCGCGCCTTCGGCCTCGCCGCGCTCGGAGTCATCGTGCTGGCGGCCGGCGTGCTGCAGATCGCGATGGGCCTCCTCCGTTGGGGCCGCTGGTTCCGTGCGATCTCCCTCTCCGTCGTCGAGGGCATGCTCGCGGGCATCGGCCTGGTCATCATCGCCGGGCAGCTCTACGCCGCGGCGGGGATTCCCGCCCCGGCCTCCGGTCTCGACAAGCTCACCGGCCTGCCGGGCGCGCTGGTCGAGGCCTTGGGCAGCCGCACGGCCCTCGTGTCGCTCGCCCTCGGGGCCGGCACGGTCCTCCTCATCGTCGGCTGGCGGCTGATGCCGCGCCGGGCCCGGGCGGTGCCCGGCGCCCTGGTGGCGGTGGTGCTGGCAGCCCTCGCGACCGCCGTGTTCGGCCTTCCGGTGGAGACCGTGCGGGTGAGCGGCGTGCTGGAGGCCGTCCACCTGCCGGGCGCCGAAGCCCTCTCGTCCCTCGCCGACCCGGCCCTGCTCGGCACGGTCCTCGCGTTCGCCCTGATCGTCTCCGCCGAGTCGCTGTTCAGCGCGGCGGCGGTCGACCGGCTCCACTCGGGACCGCGCACGGACTACGACAGGGAACTCGTCGCCCAGGGCTCGGGCAACGCCTTGTGCGGCCTGCTCGGCGCCCTGCCGCTCACCGCGGTCATCGTGCGCAGCGCGGCCAACGTGGAGGCCGGTGCCCGGACGAAGGCGTCCCGGGTCCTGCACGGTGTCTGGCTGCTGCTCTTCGTTGCCCTGTTGCCCGCCGTCCTCGCGTGCATCCCGCTGGCTGCGCTGGCCGGGATCCTCGTGCACGCCGGCTGGAAGCTCATCCCGTTCAAGGGTGTCCTGACCCTCTGGCGCCGTCACCGGGGTGAGGCCCTCGTCCTCGTGGCGACGGCGGCGGCGATCGTCGCGGTCGGCATGTTCGAGGGTGTCCTGATCGGCCTCGTCCTGTCGGTTGGGAAGGCAGCGTGGGAGGCCTCGCAGTTGCGGATCGAACAGAGTGACGACGGGCGCGACGTGGTCCGCGTACGGCTCCAGGGGACGGTCACCTTCCTTCGGCTGCCCCAGATACTCGACAGCCTGGAAGCCCTGCCAAGCGACCGACGGGTGGTCCTGGACCTCTCCGGTGTCCACCACCTCGACCACGCCTGCCGTGCGGCGCTGGAGGCATGGGCCGAACGGCACAGCGGCGCCGACGCCGAAGCCGTACGCGCCGACGCGGCCCCGAACCGCCGCGAGGGCGCGGCCGCAGCCTCGGTAGGCAGCTCGCGCTGA